ttctaGAATCATTTTCTGCAACGATGACAAATAATGGGCCACCATGTCTACAGTGAAGTGCGAGGACTTCAGAAGGAGCAAGCAACATTAAGGTGACATCATGTGTAGCAAGGTTTTCTCCTTCCGCAGGCTGTAACATAACGAAACAGGAACCACAATGGTGTGTGATTTGTGAgggatatataataatattatgttggtAGAGAAAGTAAAAAAAGCAAGAGGAAATAGTGAACTAAAATTGGTTTTGACTTAAAATCCCACGTTGTTAGATGGAAGGTTGATGAATTATGGCACCTGATTTTCAATGGGTTTTGAATGAATGGACACGGATACTATAACAGATGAAGCAACATGATGCAAATCACAAATGTCAACAACCTATGAAGTCATTGACTTAATTCTTGGAACAAAATTCGACAACTGTCGTGTACAATCGTTAGAAACCTCCCTACCACACAAAACTGGCCACAGATAAGAAGACATGTGTCCAAGAATTTGGGGTTGACTTCTTCTTAAAAGGTAGAGTTTTGGTTGACACATCATCCAAGACAATTGGTTTGTACGAAGAGTTTTATCTTCTTTTCATAGAAAGAACCAATAGAGAGCGGaaggaacaaaaaaaaacagtaaaaaaatgagatttttttaattaaaaatttaataataacaaaataatttatttggtattaataattttatttcttattgtatttttatattaatattattatttttttaattctccaTCAATCCTTAATTTCTTCgtatattttaccttttttccTCTGTCCATTATTTAAACCAAGTGAAATCTTAATTTgtggaaaattattttaattagtagaCACTAATTTGTTCGGCTTAGTCACAACCAAATACAAAATAATCAATTGATGTGTACTCTAAAAATTATGAATCTCACATTAAGATCACACATTTTAAtgaatgtataaaaaaaatccttcAATGAGTGGTTCATTTCATGGAAGGTGTTGAAGTTTGAACCTTGGCGGCAGTGATAACCAAAATGTCAAACATTGATCCTAAActccaatgaaaaaaaaaataactattaggTGTATACAATAGGTAGTATGTAACTATgcttattttagaaaaaacccaaaacgaaaagaaaagaaaaaggaaaaaggaaaaagatagTAAAAAGTGACATAAATGTTTAAGTTATTTGtccaaaaataaagaaaataaaaataacattttgttttattttattcaattttctaGAGAAGTGATAAcctttttttcataataatccgcgtttctcttccttttctttcttgtaGTTAATGGTATGTTTGACCTGATTTGGTTTTAACATAATACTTTTACATTAAAGATAAAGATTAGATAATATTAATGTAGTTGTTTGAGGTGATTTTTAGATAGTGAGAAAATAATGATGTTCCACTACCATGTTTGCGTTGAGGTGAATATTAATATTTGCATGGAAATGACTAaccaacatttttataaatgttgtaGTCAAGtgaattaatcaataaaatagtaaaaaaaattaagaaatttaattagtttGTATATAATGATAAAGAATATTATGGATGTCAAAATATTGGACCCTTCTTTAAAACGCTTCTCCAAAGTTTTTCGAAGACTTCTTTGGGCAGAATCATCTCATGGTAGTGTGTTCAAATCTCTTCCTCTTAACTTGTGACATTAACTATTGTTTACTTCTTAACGTGTAAATAACGATAACAACGAATTGGGATATACTGATAGAAGTTATCTACTATCTGTCTggtctaaaaaaaaaaaaaacctgctTATTACCCATTCTGTGTCCATTATCCATTTTGTTACTTATTCGGtactttcttaaaaaattacatgtgaatatttatggatatttatgaatattttattttaaaattttaaaaaattatttgaaaattattttctaacatgtaaaatcaagtaaaattttaatctttaagtGTAATCTAAATAACTTACATCATTCTATATTAATGTAaacgaaaatatattttttaaataaaaaataacctttttaaaatattcaatttcacaagtttaaataaaaatataattatatgaaattaaaatttaaacaattatttaactaataaagttttttctctgtaataataattatattttgatcacttttgattataaaaaaaaaaagtttagataGAATTTCAgtaaaatatctaataaatatttatgggATGAATACCGTGATATCATTCTGTCCTTCCTATTTATGATTAAGGTCTTACAACCAAGGATTTATTCTTGAAAGAAAGctacataatttattatgaagCACGCACAATTAATTAGTTATACATATCCAACATAAACATTATGTTTTGAATAATCTACATAATTTATTAtccataattaattatgttgaaaaaaatgtacCAAGGTttcatcaaatcaaatcaactcacataattgattatatttgacTTATAGTTTACGTGGGTAATGAATATTTTCATATTACTTATAGGGAATGAAATATAATTCATTGTATATATGAATTTACCATAACTATCATGCATTATATATCCaactaaaaaatcaaataaatttcaCATCCTaaagaacatttttattttattttacacccttcacctttttttttttcattttctttgacATTGTACAAAGTGTTAGTGTTCCAATAAAGAAATGTATACTTTTTGGTTTTGAGCTGTAataaattagtattataatGCATTTAGCATCATGATAACAACCTAGATAAAAATTGGAATCTTTAATGATCTTTGTTAGTTAAATCCCGATAGGAGAAGAAACAATAcgtaaaattagaaagaaaaaagaaaaaagaggtttTGAGTTATGTGGAATGTTCCATGGTTTTAGTTAgattattaatatctttaaaatatagttaacatttatctttaattatttgagTCAAAAGTAGCCACAAAGAGAGGGCCCCCTAAAAATGATAGTTCTAAATTGAATGagaaaaacacatttattaCTTACTTTAAACGCAAAGTTATTTAAAGTATTGTTATCCAAAACTCAGAGTCAGAGGAGAGAGAAGGCAAAGTATAATATGACGAAAAGGTAGaacaaaatttctcaaaatgTTGATAAGGAAACTGAACAACCTTACCGTCCGATCATTCCCCGTAATACACCTAAAGCTAAATTAAAGTCAAACTCACTTCAATCTTCATTTTCTTACCCTCATACATATCACTTACCCATCCCATGCCTTAGTTATTCAACACAAACTAATAACAATTTTTAACCTAGGTCAaaatcacacacacaaaaatggcgtgtaaactaataattttctttcaaccTAACGTTACGTGTTACGATTCATGTATGAGTGTGAGTGCCCTTGTAGGTACAATACGTTTACAATGGAAAATACGGACATTCTATTTCTCTTCATTCttcattgaaaattttgagATCCCTGTCTTCGAGAAAAACTCGCGTTTAGACAAGTTTTTCATCTAAGGACATacaagaatgtaaaaataaaaaaaatatataatttttgatgATGTTTCCGGCACATAGTAAAATAGTAATGTGAAACCTTTCTCCATTTGTAtcagtattttttatttataagaataaaattgaaaactcAGAAAAATTTACAGTTCATTTTGTTTGATTACGTGAAAGCACAACTAACTGTGAAGGTGATCCTACCAGCAATTCCAGCTGGTTCCGTTGTCTTGTTTCACCATGACATAGGTGCGTGTGTTATTCCTCTCCATTCTCCATGTGAAACTTACGTTTGAAAGCTACAAATCATTGAAAACTTTACCTTCTATCATAATATGAGAGCTCCAAACATTTCTCTTCAGTGGAAAATAATGTATATGATATCATGAATTTATCTCATGTCAAATGAAATTGATGAGATAAAGCTTTTATTggttcttattttataaataatcgcaaaattttcttattttatttcgtTTCCTTAGATAAtggttaaattttgtaattatttataaaaaaattattagtggtataataaatatgaattaagaatttaaatagttaataacgaaatggttgaaattaattatctaataaacaaaattttcacaaaaaaaaaatatataagagaatgaaaataataaatagaaattcaaaaacattatATATGTTCCATAACATAAACTAAATTTTACAACTTGAATGATTCAATCTTtgttttagttatgttattttacatttgaCATAGGacaaaaaagtttttattagaagtttttttttttttttttagatttaggGTTTTGGACTTAGAAATTCTCTTTTATTTGTTAGTAAATATATTAAACggatttttgatttatttttaaggctCATATTTTGACCTTTTATGTTAAAGTAGTTGTTTTAAAGGGGATAGGCTAAACAACTTTTAACGCAGTCTCTATAAATATAccttatatattcattttaatcaCCTCAAATTAATCCATTTACTTTAGTTTACATACTTCCAACTGAAAAATGGAATAAATTTAcgtaataatagtaataattattgcACAAAcagattaaaagaaattatcacgagccaaaaattcaatttatcatGTAAGGATTGATAAGTGAAAAAAGACATAATAAATCCAAAAAActgtttatgaaaataataaaattttgtcagATAAATGTGTGTTGCAtggcatatattttttttaaaagaaagtacCACGTGTGAAATGTACTAAAAATTCACATATTGCAATGTGTTGTATGCAGGTATTGCACATGCGTATTAATTACCGAGTACAATTATACGTAGAGAACATGATGCGTATATACATGTGTTGATAAATACAGGAAGAAGGCCGGCACCAAATCCTTTTGACTTGAAACAAACAGCTCCGCTTTCTCTCGCTATAAAGGCAAGGGTCGTCCTCGCTTTGCATTAGACCCAACAAACGTTTACTTTCCTTCACTTTCAttacaacacaacacaacacaaccctttctctttctttctctctctctctctctctctctctatcgtTCCTGTTTCAGTGCACTTTGCGGCTGCACTTTTACAAATAATCATTCACCCAATTTTCACTATTCATCTGTTCGCTATGGGAAGAGCACCTTGTTGCAACAAAAATGGTCTCAAAAAGGGTCCTTGGACACCTGAAGAGGATCTCATGCTCACCAACTACATTCACACTCATGGACCTGGAAATTGGCGAACCCTCCCCAAGAATGCTGGTACCTATACACTTCTCTGCTTCTTTTCCCAccttattcatattttttttttcgttaattaTCGAATATTAAGTATTTGTTGGTTAATCTCATTCTCAGGTTTACAACGATGTGGCAAGAGTTGCCGTCTTCGATGGACCAATTACCTGAGACCCGATATCAAGAGAGGAAGGTTCTCGTTTGAAGAAGAAGAGACAATCATTCAGCTCCACAGTGTCTTGGGAAACAAGTACGTGTTTGATTTTCCCAAGTTTTTATCTCAAAAGGTTCAGACTCTTTTTTAAGAATGTTAGGCTTATGTGTCGTTTATTCTGTGTTCATATTTAGGTGGTCGGCGATAGCAGCTAGGTTGCCAGGGAGAACCGACAATGAAATAAAGAACTATTGGAACACCCACATCAGGAAGAGGTTGCTGCGAATGGGAATCGATCCTGTTACACACGCTCCACGCCTCGATCTTCTTGACATGTCCTCGATTCTGAGGTCAGCAATCGGCAACGTTAATCCATCGTTTCTGAATCTGCAAGGCTTGTTGAGCGCCCAGGCGTTGATGAACCCAGAGTTTCTGAAGCTCGCCGCCACTGCAACTTTGTTATCATTGAAGAATGATCACAATCAAAACCCGTCAAATTTAGTCTCACAAGCTCAACAACAATTGAATAACGTAGGGAATTGTCCAGTGCAAAGCCAGATTTTCCCTAATCAGTTTCAGACTCCAACTCAAAGCAACAACGTGAACAATGGGCTTTCAATGTCCCCAGACAATTATCTCGGTGTGCATAGTTACCTGAACGCTCAACAAAACCAAGTTGATTTGTTACAGGACCCGGATTTGGTACATTTGTTAAACAGTGCAAACCAAAACATGGGCTATGAATCGGTTCTCTCTACGCCTTTGTCTACCCCAACTCCATTGAATTCATCATCCACTTATGTGAATAGCAGCACCGAGGAAGAGAGGGACACGTATTGCAGCGATGTATTCAAGTTAGAAATTCCGGAGAGTTTGGACATTAGCGATTTCTTGTAAATATGTGTCAGTTTGTGATTGCGTTTGTAAACTACTGTTTACTttgcatttatatattattcttgtCGTTTAAATCTGTGGGTCATACAGAATTTTGTGGTCGATCGAGTTTATGTTCATTATTTTGTTGTCAATACTTATGATGACACCAAAACATTTGCAATTTTTACCAGTATCTTTCTTTTTgctcttatatttttttgtctcttGGATTATAGTTTGGTTATATATCAGCtgagttgaaaattttatatccaataaaaatgaataaatgacTAATATTTGAGTATACATATCGGAAAATTTATTGccttaaaattttagattaaaaatttaattttgttttctaatataGGAATTTAATTAACCAGAACAACTTAACCAGGAAGTTCAATTGTAATTTAATGTGTTTACTTAACATGTTGGTTAATTTGATTtgcttaattataaaatgagtGAACTCAGTAATGAACTTAAAAGTTTGGTAGAAGCGGGCTATAATTAATTACTGAAAAAGAGTTTTGATAATTTACGAAAATCATTAATTTCAACTAAGCGCCGCCATAGAATAGTGTCAAAGAATACGAAATTTGAGTCtttttttagaatataataaggatgtgtgtttttttttatcatatcaaCATTGAACTTAATTTGAATTGATAATTTGGTGAAGGATTAACttgattttacaattttttatggcATGCCTCCATATTTAAAAGCAGAGAAAGAGACAGGAAATTGACGCCTAGAATTTGTAGGTAAGGAAAATTTTGTTCTATTCCAACAATAAAAATGTGCTAaaagtacttaattttgtactGTGTAATCATAAATGAATCCAAAAATAAACCCTTTAaggttatatttatttttaatgcaaTAAAAATGTGCTAaaagtacttaattttgtactGTGTGATCATAAATGAATCCAAAAAAATAAACCctttaagaattataatttaaagtcTCATTTGTTGACTAATAATGGATTGTAATCATACTGTACTCTCAAAgttcattttaattaaagagTTATATTGCAAGTTCATTATTTagaatttttccttttttcagaAAATGTAGAAGCAACGCacttgatagaaaaataaaggaGGAAGCAATCTTTGACCGAATTTAATAATCGAAGATCAATCAATCAACCACAAGCTTTACAAAAACACAAGGCACCTAACACTATAGTGTCTTACCTAAAAAGAActctcaaaattattttaatttatttattttaaaattttcaatggaTTCGAACAATGATAAATATATCATCTCTTATCTACTCGTGAGacaatgattttgaaatattttactaaaataaatatttatgtgacCCATCAAAAGTGTGCAAATTatcaattactttttaaaatgaaaagttgCTAATAAATGTCATAGAGACACTtgctgaaaaataaaaattagaagttattaaataaaaagcATAGTATTCAgcatattaaaatttcaaacaaatatttaattttatctttccattaaaataagaaaaattaaaattaaatgttactCCATTAAATAAcaaatcaacaaattttattacattCATTGGAAATATACAACACTTAACAAGTCTGTCCAACCATATAAGAAATTGACATTATTCTTaatgttaattataaattttaaaacaataaatatataggcatttattttttataatgctttattttattattaatattcgatgtgagacttaaacccatatttaaattttcggtatctattttctcattattttgtgattaactttatttattttataatgatcGTGATTTCATTCCATTATTGGGGTCAGCATTATTGATCATATCATTCAACTTATCACATTCTCTCTTGTCTTTGCATTACAGTCCGCACACAAACTGTTTGAAGTTTGAACAACGGAAGCACTGAGCCACGTTTATGGCCACGCCAAAAACACAGTGTAGATGCCATATGAATGTTTATCTTTTTGACTTTCTGGATATAAAAAAGTGCGTCCTTGTCCTTACGTGCCCACTTCCTTGAAAGAAAGAGAACCACGTAAGTGGGAAACCAAAATCTACCTTTTACATGTATACACGGTCATCGTTACCACACATCAtctgtgttgtgttgtgttctAACATACCTTCATATTTTGATGAGACATAAGGTCGATTAATGTGTTCCTTACGCGCAACAGAAACACCACTTTTACAGCGTtcaaattgaaacttttttgcAGGTAATTGGGAGAGATTTCAAACACGGAAAGCATCTTCCACAAAAGCGGATGCAAAAATCATGCCATGCAAAAACTAATTATTACCTTTCATGCCATGCAAAAATCATACTGTAACAGGATTAATCTTtatatttactcttttttttttgtgtttttcttctcCCCATCGCAtaaagaaactttttttttttacaacaaaaaaaGGAAGCAATAATGGAACCAGATATCCATTACCTGCAACATTGGGATAGTGACAGCGAATTTCCACGCCCTCGTTTGCGGaaatggtttttaaaattatatactgaccttatttatatatactataaatatttttatttaaaattaactttcacgtaatattattatatttatgacaaAATTGTTTCCACTAAGATAgttttatatttactattttagtCCAAAATTGTTAAATGTGAGAAAATTATTTCTGAATATTTATCTTACGATTTGAATAC
This region of Vigna unguiculata cultivar IT97K-499-35 chromosome 5, ASM411807v1, whole genome shotgun sequence genomic DNA includes:
- the LOC114185944 gene encoding transcription factor MYB41-like — translated: MGRAPCCNKNGLKKGPWTPEEDLMLTNYIHTHGPGNWRTLPKNAGLQRCGKSCRLRWTNYLRPDIKRGRFSFEEEETIIQLHSVLGNKWSAIAARLPGRTDNEIKNYWNTHIRKRLLRMGIDPVTHAPRLDLLDMSSILRSAIGNVNPSFLNLQGLLSAQALMNPEFLKLAATATLLSLKNDHNQNPSNLVSQAQQQLNNVGNCPVQSQIFPNQFQTPTQSNNVNNGLSMSPDNYLGVHSYLNAQQNQVDLLQDPDLVHLLNSANQNMGYESVLSTPLSTPTPLNSSSTYVNSSTEEERDTYCSDVFKLEIPESLDISDFL